From a region of the Mauremys mutica isolate MM-2020 ecotype Southern chromosome 12, ASM2049712v1, whole genome shotgun sequence genome:
- the LOC123346086 gene encoding olfactory receptor 10A4-like, with amino-acid sequence MANENHTVVTQFLFMSFSEFLEVRVSLFFLVLVLYLITLMGNIVIITITVVDPALCSPMYFFLRNLSFLEIGYTSSTIPKMLENFLSEDKSISFLGCATQMYFFSLLGITECCLLSALAYDRYVAICHPLRYTAMMSRGVCLQLSAVSWLIGVLVALGQTTFIFTLPYCGPNRINHFFCDLPPLLKLACADTYRNEVAVYTIAVIFIMVPFLLILVSYVRILYTIFKIPSAAGRSKTFSTCSSHLIVVTLFYGTAIMTYLRPKSSYSHDTDKLLSLFYTVVCPMLNPLIYSLRNKEVKKALRRVMARKIFI; translated from the coding sequence ATGGCTAATGAGAACCACACGGTTGTGACACAGTTCCTCTTCATGTCTTTCTCTGAATTCTTGGAGGTGCGGGTCTCCCTTTTCTTCTTAGTGCTGGTTTTGTACCTCATCACCTTAATGGGCAACATTGTCATCATAACAATCACAGTGGTGGACCCTGCCCTATGctcccccatgtatttcttcctccgGAATTTGTCCTTTCTGGAAATCGGTTACACTTCATCGACCATCCCCAAGATGCTGGAGAACTTCCTGTCCGAGGACAAGAGCATCTCATTCCTGGGCTGTGCCACACAGATGTATTTCTTTTCCCTCCTGGGGATCACTGAGTGTTGCCTACTGTCCGCCTTGGCATATGACCGTTATGTGGCCATATGTCACCCTCTGCGCTACACGGCCATGATGAGCAGAGGTGTGTGTCTTCAGCTCTCAGCTGTGTCCTGGCTCATTGGGGTGCTGGTGGCATTAGGACAGACAACTTTCATATTCACTCTGCCCTACTGTGGGCCCAATAGGATCAACCACTTCTTCTGTGACCTGCCCCCACTGCTGAAGTTGGCCTGTGCAGATACTTACAGGAATGAAGTAGCTGTTTACACCATCGCTGTCATCTTCATCATGGTCCCCTTCTTACTCATCCTTGTGTCCTATGTCCGTATTCTCTACACTATCTTCAAGATACCATCAGCTGCAGGCAGGAGCAAAactttctccacctgctcctcccacctcattgtggtgactTTGTTTTATGGAACCGCCATCATGACGTATCTGAGGCCCAAATCTAGCTATTCACATGACACTGACAAACTGCTTTCCCTGTTCTACACAGTGGTGTGCCCAATGCTGAACCCTttgatctacagcctgaggaataAAGAGGTGAAGAAAGCCTTAAGAAGGGTGATGgccagaaaaatatttatttga